The Pygocentrus nattereri isolate fPygNat1 chromosome 2, fPygNat1.pri, whole genome shotgun sequence genome has a window encoding:
- the LOC108440840 gene encoding uncharacterized protein LOC108440840 codes for MPQTSVTTMVWYKQSIGESPTPVALSYNYLSDTKFVDEFQNGTETKVNNIKQPMLELVHPRDSVTLQCSVLTESCSGDHSVYWFRRGSGESHPGIIYTHGNSNGQCKKMTKTLSPTQSCVYKLPKRNLSLSDAGAHYCAVAMCGELLFGNRTALKIMDTGREDDWDPVILGFACTNVLFVAAIVVLVFDLYNNWRKKIKGATNNLTDQPHQALSPALQHTDDLNYCAVSFLPDHSTSRKARRTTSKDLSVYADVSFKPKD; via the exons ATGCCTCAGACAAGTGTCACCACTATGGTGTGGTACAAGCAGAGCATTGGCGAAAGTCCTACACCAGTGGCTTTGTCCTATAATTACCTAAGTGATACCAAATTTGTGGATGAGTTTCAAAATG GTACAGAGACAAAAGTGAATAACATAAAACAGCCTATGTTGGAGTTGGTTCATCCAAGAGACTCTGTGACTCTTCAGTGTTCTGTGCTCACTGAGAGCTGCTCAGGAGATCACAGTGTGTACTGGTTCAGACGTGGATCAGGAGAATCCCATCCaggaatcatttacactcatggaAACAGTAACGGTCAGTGTAAGAAGATGACCAAGACTCTTTCTCCTACACAGAGCTGTGTCTATAAACTCCCCAAGAGAaacctcagcctctctgatgctGGAGCTCACTACTGTGCTGTGGCCATGTGTGGAGAGCTACTGTTTGGGAATAGAACTGCACTGAAAATAATGG ATACTGGAAGGGAAGATGATTGGGATCCTGTAATTCTTGGCTTTGCTTGTACAAATGTCCTTTTTGTGGCTGCAATTGTTGTACTAGTTTTTGATCTGTACAATAACTGGAGAAAGAAGATTAAAG GGGCCACAAATAATTTAACAGACCAGCCACATCAG GCTCTCAGCCCTGCTCTGCAGCACACAGATGATCTGAATTATTGTGCTGTGAGCTTCCTCCCAGACCATTCAACATCAAGAAAGGCCAGAAGAACAACAAGCAAGGATTTGTCTGTGTATGCAGACGTCTCCTTCAAACCAAAGGACTGA